A region of Prochlorococcus marinus CUG1416 DNA encodes the following proteins:
- the dusB gene encoding tRNA dihydrouridine synthase DusB, translating to MSSNIKLKGKGITRIIKSKVMLSPLAGVTDNIFRRLVRKWAPNSLLFTEMINATSLKKGFGTKKLNQIVLEEGPVGVQIFDNRPHAVSEAAKQAEDFGAFLIDINMGCPVKKIAKKGGGSALIKDRKLAIELVKKVVKAVKIPVTVKTRLGWDSKEENIEDFLFKLQDAGATMITLHGRTRKQGFSGKSDWEMIGRLKNLLEIPVIANGDIKNPEDAINCLKKTNADGVMIGRGILGSPWKLGEIDYAIRQIKNFKEPNLEQKLYLIIEHLDELIKEKGDHGLLIARKHISWTCKDFKGASNLRNNLVRAVDKNEVKNLINKMIKTLNNEKNTLT from the coding sequence ATGTCTTCAAATATAAAGCTAAAAGGAAAAGGTATTACCAGGATAATTAAAAGTAAGGTAATGCTATCGCCTCTAGCAGGCGTTACAGATAACATTTTTAGGCGACTTGTTCGTAAATGGGCACCTAACTCTTTACTTTTTACAGAAATGATAAATGCTACAAGTCTTAAAAAAGGATTTGGCACAAAAAAACTCAATCAAATAGTTTTAGAAGAAGGTCCAGTAGGAGTACAAATATTTGATAATAGACCACATGCTGTTTCCGAAGCTGCAAAACAAGCTGAAGACTTTGGAGCTTTTTTAATTGATATAAATATGGGATGTCCAGTAAAAAAGATTGCAAAGAAAGGAGGAGGCAGTGCTTTAATTAAAGATCGTAAACTAGCAATAGAATTAGTAAAAAAAGTAGTAAAGGCTGTCAAAATCCCGGTAACAGTAAAAACACGGCTCGGATGGGATAGTAAAGAAGAAAATATAGAGGATTTTTTATTTAAGCTTCAAGATGCAGGAGCAACGATGATCACACTACATGGAAGAACTAGAAAGCAGGGATTTTCAGGTAAGTCAGATTGGGAAATGATCGGACGACTTAAGAATTTATTGGAAATTCCAGTAATTGCTAATGGAGATATCAAAAATCCAGAAGATGCTATTAATTGCTTAAAAAAAACAAATGCTGATGGTGTAATGATTGGACGAGGGATTTTAGGATCCCCATGGAAATTAGGAGAAATAGATTATGCAATTAGACAAATTAAAAATTTCAAAGAACCAAACCTAGAGCAAAAACTATATTTAATTATTGAGCATCTTGATGAGTTAATCAAAGAAAAAGGAGATCACGGCTTGTTAATAGCTAGGAAACATATTTCTTGGACATGCAAAGATTTTAAAGGTGCTTCAAATTTACGAAACAATTTGGTTAGAGCTGTTGATAAAAATGAAGTTAAAAATTTAATAAATAAAATGATTAAAACTTTGAATAATGAGAAAAATACATTAACTTAA
- a CDS encoding DUF2470 domain-containing protein: MKIISKETSKRVCDHMNNDHLDSVHKYLIHYGKISNFENAHMEEINNIYIKIKYDGQSAIINFKNEISEEEIHSTLVSMIKEIK; this comes from the coding sequence ATGAAAATAATTAGTAAAGAAACAAGTAAAAGAGTTTGTGATCATATGAACAATGATCATCTTGATTCGGTTCACAAATATCTTATTCATTATGGGAAGATATCAAACTTTGAGAATGCTCATATGGAAGAAATTAATAACATTTATATTAAAATCAAATACGATGGGCAATCAGCAATTATAAATTTTAAAAATGAAATATCTGAAGAAGAGATTCATTCAACTTTAGTATCAATGATTAAAGAGATTAAATAA
- a CDS encoding acyl-CoA thioesterase yields the protein MNSKPSWKIEKIVLPQHADHAGVMWHGTYFNWLEESRINALLEVGISYFELTKKGLDLPLINTSIKYKSPLFLGEKITLESEFNIEKSPRINVISKFLSKENEILTIAEVNLVLINKLNFSIIRKRPDFLSEAFNKLNG from the coding sequence ATGAACTCAAAACCATCTTGGAAAATAGAAAAAATTGTTTTACCTCAACATGCAGACCATGCAGGAGTAATGTGGCACGGTACATATTTTAATTGGCTTGAAGAAAGCCGAATAAATGCACTTTTAGAAGTAGGTATAAGTTATTTCGAACTAACTAAAAAAGGCTTAGATTTACCTTTAATCAATACTTCAATAAAATATAAATCTCCATTATTTCTTGGTGAAAAAATAACACTCGAGAGTGAATTCAATATTGAAAAAAGTCCTAGGATAAATGTAATTTCAAAATTTCTTAGCAAGGAAAATGAAATCTTAACCATTGCTGAAGTCAATTTAGTCTTAATAAATAAACTGAATTTTTCTATAATAAGAAAAAGACCAGATTTCCTATCTGAAGCCTTTAATAAATTAAACGGTTGA
- a CDS encoding restriction endonuclease, translating to MKFFFILIIFIIFLIFIIARDCQIKKKRFRLNNALNSNFFIQTINNLIEENKYNLLEERIRLREIDAYGNEDYKKWIGNPPLDEKAIEINIYNGSKRFKEGIPYFWEKIILKKFGSMELFFEKWRSYCDENPTIDDEIIGSIRNLENEDWFVFIASQIEKSCLNLIENDYSKKINESYKKGIKFENHCMKILKQYGWEVKETPNTGDQGVDLIASINDLRICIQCKDHEKAIGNKAVQEISAGKLFWKGTHAIIVSKSGFTKSAHQLAKSNKVKLINEYQLKDIEKFIL from the coding sequence ATGAAATTTTTTTTTATTTTAATTATTTTTATCATTTTTTTAATTTTTATAATTGCAAGGGATTGTCAAATTAAAAAGAAAAGGTTTAGATTAAATAATGCCTTAAATTCAAATTTCTTTATTCAAACAATTAATAATTTAATAGAAGAAAACAAATACAATTTATTAGAGGAAAGGATTAGATTAAGGGAAATAGATGCTTACGGTAACGAGGATTATAAAAAATGGATTGGCAATCCACCTCTTGATGAGAAAGCTATAGAGATCAATATATATAATGGTTCCAAGCGATTTAAAGAGGGTATACCATACTTTTGGGAAAAAATAATTTTAAAAAAATTTGGAAGTATGGAATTATTTTTCGAAAAGTGGAGATCTTATTGTGATGAGAATCCTACTATTGATGATGAGATAATTGGATCCATTAGAAATCTTGAAAATGAAGATTGGTTTGTATTCATAGCAAGTCAAATAGAGAAATCATGCCTAAACCTAATAGAAAATGATTATTCAAAAAAAATTAACGAAAGCTATAAAAAAGGTATTAAATTTGAAAATCATTGCATGAAAATCCTCAAACAATATGGCTGGGAAGTTAAAGAAACCCCTAATACTGGAGATCAAGGGGTTGACTTAATTGCGTCAATAAATGATTTAAGAATATGTATTCAATGCAAAGATCATGAAAAAGCTATTGGAAATAAAGCAGTGCAGGAAATTTCAGCTGGTAAATTATTTTGGAAAGGTACACATGCAATAATAGTCTCAAAATCTGGCTTTACAAAGTCTGCCCATCAACTAGCAAAATCAAATAAAGTAAAACTAATCAATGAATATCAATTGAAAGATATAGAAAAGTTTATTCTTTAA
- a CDS encoding MAPEG family protein produces MQVAFAWSLCLSVGVVLLSIIPLTLGRVKAGYSIENMSAPRALFDELPSFGKRAVWCHQNCWESISLHAPACLLCLITLTDSNISIIAALIHPIFRFLYIGAYIFNIPTARGLMWASGIFTTLLLYKEGLTQLL; encoded by the coding sequence ATGCAAGTAGCTTTTGCCTGGAGTCTTTGTCTATCAGTTGGTGTTGTTTTATTATCTATTATTCCATTAACTTTAGGGAGAGTTAAAGCAGGATATTCTATTGAAAATATGTCTGCTCCAAGGGCCTTATTCGACGAATTACCTTCTTTTGGTAAAAGAGCAGTTTGGTGTCATCAAAATTGTTGGGAAAGTATTTCCCTACATGCTCCGGCATGTCTTCTTTGTTTGATTACTTTAACTGACTCTAATATTTCAATAATTGCAGCATTGATCCATCCTATTTTCCGTTTTTTATATATTGGTGCCTATATATTTAATATCCCAACAGCTAGAGGTTTAATGTGGGCCTCAGGGATTTTTACTACACTTTTGCTGTACAAAGAGGGCTTAACACAATTGTTGTAG
- a CDS encoding DUF1330 domain-containing protein has protein sequence MIFEFHLINAKYKAKDKYSPPYAIFYPEYVDLMTKSYWLKKISIPNAELFLEYIRTVLPWIKSVGGVIVKRDLIQESTSNEWDGGQLGLVIEFESKFAAKKAFYSEVFQKYLQSRDLMELVTISTL, from the coding sequence TTGATCTTCGAATTCCATTTAATAAACGCCAAGTATAAAGCTAAGGATAAATACTCACCTCCATATGCTATATTCTACCCAGAATATGTTGATTTGATGACAAAGAGCTATTGGCTAAAGAAAATTTCAATCCCAAATGCTGAATTATTTCTGGAATATATAAGAACAGTTTTGCCATGGATTAAATCTGTGGGAGGAGTAATAGTAAAAAGAGATTTAATCCAAGAATCAACCTCAAATGAATGGGATGGAGGGCAGCTTGGATTAGTAATAGAATTCGAATCAAAATTTGCTGCTAAAAAAGCATTTTATTCTGAAGTATTTCAGAAATATCTCCAGTCGAGAGATTTAATGGAACTTGTTACTATAAGCACTCTTTAA
- a CDS encoding Nif11 family protein, whose amino-acid sequence MSHKDLSNFLKKIEQLNQIAELIKNNPSKKLSLSKCKNHDEVIRLTSAWGFDIGKRWGEY is encoded by the coding sequence ATGTCACATAAAGATCTAAGTAATTTTTTAAAAAAGATAGAACAACTTAATCAAATTGCTGAGCTTATTAAAAATAATCCAAGTAAAAAGTTATCCCTTTCAAAATGCAAGAATCATGATGAGGTAATTAGATTAACCTCTGCATGGGGTTTTGATATTGGTAAAAGGTGGGGAGAATATTAA
- a CDS encoding PAP/fibrillin family protein: MREIEEIKTNIYKIAAVTDRGQRLNKLVAPIYEEKANEIEDLIESLKSFNFEISEQSLSGEWELIFSNVELFRSSPFFLAIEKALNDEFKSNLFFKLHQLQVGSFGISTIGRIAQKIDFDKKEFTSTFDTIIFGLTTIPILGWFKLLPTFGGRVITLANDLVLKNNLLDMNLQKTKVSKVDGLNKIPFFSKLLMDRWYPVKEVWNKLPWNKESPNCQVSIIYLDEEMRIMQDIYGSIFIYIRPSISLLSPDKLSNN, from the coding sequence ATGAGAGAAATTGAAGAAATAAAAACAAATATATATAAGATAGCTGCTGTTACAGATAGAGGGCAACGACTAAATAAATTAGTTGCACCTATTTATGAGGAAAAAGCAAATGAAATTGAGGATTTGATTGAATCTCTTAAAAGTTTTAATTTCGAAATATCAGAACAATCATTGTCTGGGGAATGGGAATTGATTTTTTCTAATGTTGAATTATTCCGTAGTTCTCCTTTCTTCCTTGCTATTGAAAAGGCATTAAATGATGAATTTAAAAGTAATCTTTTTTTTAAATTGCATCAATTGCAAGTTGGGTCCTTTGGAATATCTACTATTGGGAGAATTGCTCAAAAGATTGATTTTGATAAAAAAGAATTCACATCCACCTTTGACACTATAATATTTGGGCTTACAACAATTCCCATATTAGGTTGGTTCAAACTTTTACCTACTTTTGGTGGAAGAGTAATAACCCTAGCAAATGATTTGGTTTTAAAAAATAATTTGCTTGATATGAACTTACAAAAGACAAAAGTTTCCAAAGTTGATGGACTTAATAAGATTCCATTCTTTAGTAAATTATTGATGGATAGATGGTATCCAGTAAAAGAAGTATGGAATAAGTTACCTTGGAATAAAGAATCACCAAATTGTCAGGTCTCAATTATATATTTAGACGAAGAAATGAGAATTATGCAGGATATTTATGGGTCTATTTTTATTTATATAAGGCCTTCAATTTCTTTATTGAGTCCAGATAAATTATCAAATAATTAA
- a CDS encoding OsmC family protein gives MTKVKCSYLGNLNCEAIHLQSGSFIRTDAPLDHCGKGESFSPTDLLATSLGTCLLTIMAIKAKSKGFDLKGIYLNIEKIMTQNSERKIKELIIDIFIPERTSNETIDFLKKASKECPVTRNLSQEIYIKISWHIE, from the coding sequence ATGACTAAAGTGAAATGTTCTTATTTAGGAAATTTAAACTGTGAAGCTATTCATCTACAATCTGGAAGTTTTATTAGAACGGATGCACCTTTAGATCACTGTGGCAAAGGTGAAAGTTTTTCCCCTACTGATTTATTAGCAACATCTCTAGGTACTTGCCTGCTAACCATTATGGCAATCAAAGCTAAATCGAAAGGATTTGATTTGAAAGGTATATATTTAAATATTGAAAAAATAATGACACAAAATAGCGAGAGGAAGATAAAAGAACTAATAATAGATATTTTTATACCAGAGCGCACTTCTAATGAAACTATTGATTTTTTGAAAAAAGCTTCCAAAGAATGTCCAGTTACAAGAAATTTATCTCAAGAAATATATATTAAAATAAGTTGGCATATTGAATAA
- a CDS encoding DUF1499 domain-containing protein: protein MKILFLAILISSSFLFPSSSFASHVELKPCVEIAHCVREEWEVNNIEEPFEEIKTFIENTPRTEIVEIDGDYLHAEATSKWMKYVDDLEVFFLPKSNILSIRSESRVGESDLGVNQKRVDLLKSKMF, encoded by the coding sequence ATGAAAATACTTTTTTTAGCAATTTTAATTAGTTCAAGCTTTTTATTCCCTTCTTCATCATTTGCCTCACATGTAGAACTAAAACCTTGTGTAGAGATTGCTCATTGTGTACGAGAGGAATGGGAGGTTAACAATATAGAGGAACCTTTTGAAGAGATTAAAACATTTATAGAAAACACTCCACGAACTGAGATTGTAGAAATTGATGGCGATTATCTTCATGCTGAGGCAACCAGTAAATGGATGAAGTATGTAGACGACTTAGAAGTATTCTTTTTACCTAAATCAAACATCTTATCAATAAGATCTGAATCAAGAGTTGGAGAAAGTGATTTAGGAGTTAATCAAAAAAGAGTTGATTTACTAAAATCGAAAATGTTTTAG
- a CDS encoding metal ABC transporter permease, translated as MSFINSSWWLVPLIITIFSGILCPAMGTVLITHRRLLQVNLISHCVLPGLALALALGIHPSIGGVISGLLGSVIAESLTNKNSENYEAIMNTILAGMLGFGVLIIPLLGIRIDLEAVLFGDLLTANFGDLLRTIIAFLVFILLMTFGYEKVVYVGLDPEGASASGINVSLLNLALSFTTALVIVSSMSAVGVILVIALLSTPTLLGLNKAHSLRIAMMRSSFFGLCISLLGFILSIVFNLSPGPAISVICVASLLIPKLRK; from the coding sequence ATGTCTTTTATTAATAGCAGTTGGTGGCTTGTTCCTTTAATAATAACTATTTTTTCAGGAATTCTATGTCCAGCGATGGGAACTGTATTAATAACACATAGGAGATTACTTCAAGTAAATTTAATTTCTCACTGCGTTTTACCAGGACTTGCTTTAGCCTTAGCGCTTGGAATTCATCCTTCAATTGGTGGGGTTATCAGTGGTCTTTTAGGTTCTGTAATTGCGGAAAGTTTAACTAATAAAAATAGTGAAAACTATGAAGCAATAATGAATACAATATTAGCCGGAATGCTTGGGTTTGGAGTCCTTATTATCCCTCTACTCGGAATAAGGATTGATTTGGAGGCAGTATTATTTGGCGATTTATTGACAGCAAATTTTGGAGATTTACTTAGAACAATAATTGCTTTTTTAGTATTTATACTTTTAATGACTTTTGGATATGAAAAGGTTGTTTATGTGGGATTGGATCCAGAAGGTGCATCCGCGAGTGGTATAAACGTTTCTTTATTAAATCTTGCTTTGAGTTTTACAACGGCATTAGTAATTGTTAGTTCAATGTCAGCAGTGGGAGTAATTCTTGTAATTGCTCTCCTTTCTACCCCAACTTTGTTAGGGCTAAATAAGGCTCATAGTTTAAGAATTGCAATGATGAGGTCTTCATTTTTTGGATTATGCATCTCACTTCTGGGGTTTATTCTCTCTATAGTCTTTAATTTGTCGCCTGGGCCTGCAATTAGTGTTATTTGTGTCGCATCTCTTTTGATTCCTAAACTTCGCAAATAA
- a CDS encoding Fur family transcriptional regulator produces the protein MIKNTGQKKISETMVTKPDITKRQEQLLEELNKCDDELSGQELHRQLIESGKAMGLTTVYRNLQVLIKHGLIRSRHLPTGEVLYTPVDRDIHHLTCVQCGETSKMKGCPVKDIHTPKTNPKKFQLLFHTLEYFGLCQNCYQAQS, from the coding sequence ATGATCAAAAATACGGGACAAAAAAAGATTTCGGAAACAATGGTAACTAAGCCTGACATTACCAAAAGACAAGAGCAACTTCTTGAAGAACTTAATAAATGTGATGATGAACTGAGCGGTCAAGAGTTGCATAGACAATTGATTGAAAGCGGAAAAGCTATGGGACTGACAACTGTTTACAGGAATCTTCAAGTTCTTATAAAGCATGGTTTAATACGTTCTAGACATCTCCCAACAGGAGAGGTTCTTTACACTCCCGTAGATAGAGACATTCATCATTTGACTTGTGTTCAATGTGGTGAGACATCAAAAATGAAAGGGTGCCCTGTAAAAGATATTCATACACCCAAAACAAATCCAAAGAAATTCCAATTGTTGTTTCATACCCTGGAGTATTTCGGACTTTGCCAGAACTGCTATCAAGCACAAAGTTAA
- a CDS encoding ABC transporter ATP-binding protein, protein MATLVAENLTYSYTKKNKPVLSKVSVEIKPGTLTALVGPNGAGKSTLLRILQGQCIPDNGQITIDGEKLIRQRSQVSLMPQRSSMNWKFPITVEKLVSLGQIKYSKSKSSSPFQIKALLANPNAWINKCCELEATMQRVGIANIANRRLDSLSGGQQQRALLAKTLMSPAKIYLLDEPCAALDPPAKDDFLKIVRQLADAGLSLMVSSHDWGSSLNSYDQVIVLDKAVLASGSPASIKDKLDDINISSIEDNNCCD, encoded by the coding sequence ATGGCTACTTTAGTCGCTGAAAATTTAACCTATTCATACACAAAAAAAAATAAGCCAGTTTTAAGTAAGGTATCGGTTGAGATTAAACCTGGAACTCTAACAGCGCTAGTTGGTCCAAATGGAGCTGGCAAATCTACTCTTTTAAGAATATTGCAGGGACAATGTATTCCGGATAATGGCCAGATAACAATTGACGGGGAGAAGTTAATTAGACAAAGATCTCAAGTCTCACTTATGCCACAAAGAAGCTCTATGAATTGGAAATTTCCAATAACTGTAGAAAAACTAGTTTCATTAGGACAAATAAAATACTCAAAATCAAAAAGTAGTAGTCCTTTTCAAATAAAAGCTCTTCTTGCCAACCCTAATGCATGGATTAATAAATGTTGTGAATTGGAGGCCACAATGCAAAGAGTCGGCATTGCAAATATTGCTAACAGAAGGCTTGATTCTTTATCTGGTGGACAACAACAAAGAGCTTTATTAGCCAAAACATTAATGTCTCCAGCAAAAATTTACCTTCTTGATGAACCTTGTGCAGCTTTAGATCCACCTGCAAAGGACGATTTTCTAAAAATTGTTCGTCAACTTGCAGATGCGGGTCTTTCTTTAATGGTAAGCAGTCATGATTGGGGTTCCTCGTTAAATAGTTATGATCAAGTTATTGTTTTGGATAAAGCTGTATTGGCCTCTGGAAGCCCTGCTTCTATAAAAGATAAATTAGATGATATAAATATCAGCTCAATTGAGGATAATAATTGTTGTGATTAA
- a CDS encoding metal ABC transporter solute-binding protein, Zn/Mn family, protein MSILKRLLTNKTSSSNSIIKNSVIAGTIIFSGFGQDVLAKGKSYVAVEPLVCDLVKSIALPSDEVTCLVDRKQDVHDFKINPRQAQLLNNADKVFTLGKEMTPSMRNWESKKQTVVVGVSAIDVDDHSDHGGHDDHSDHGGHDDHAEGAFEWAGKFQLSKGSYKWSFEKVDGEYADPAMKMVILKSNDIEGSEDLAKELLGSKDSISKKNNDTLIVSNKAFILNFDQRKESTVFNVDIKEDGQYIFFTEHMPFEFESTQHFFKDVLNSDVEPIAQLPDEGEGHHHHHDHGGLDPHVWHDPHNIIKMGDVISKSLKKDISVFNRGDRKLINERFEKADSILEDLDSWIVEQVGSIPEENRVIVSKHKAMEYYGDAFGFETISLLDFLGDSSSLRPENIKSVLKELKEDNVLALFPEQKPASKLLRNLSRQSSIPISSDQIFVDGLMMDGNTVSVAVHNTCTIVDSLGGSCDKESGSNLESEWYKLSD, encoded by the coding sequence ATGTCAATTTTGAAAAGACTTTTAACAAATAAAACAAGTTCAAGTAATTCAATTATCAAAAATTCCGTGATAGCAGGAACAATAATATTTTCTGGTTTTGGGCAGGATGTTTTGGCTAAAGGAAAGTCATACGTAGCAGTAGAACCACTAGTTTGTGATTTAGTTAAATCAATTGCATTACCCTCTGACGAAGTTACATGCTTAGTAGATAGAAAGCAGGATGTTCATGACTTTAAGATCAATCCAAGACAAGCTCAATTACTTAACAACGCCGATAAAGTATTCACTCTTGGTAAAGAAATGACTCCAAGTATGAGGAATTGGGAAAGCAAAAAGCAAACTGTTGTTGTAGGTGTTAGTGCAATAGATGTAGATGACCACTCTGATCATGGAGGTCACGACGATCACTCTGATCATGGAGGACATGATGATCACGCTGAAGGAGCTTTCGAGTGGGCAGGTAAATTCCAGTTATCTAAAGGGTCCTATAAATGGTCATTTGAAAAAGTCGATGGCGAATATGCAGATCCTGCAATGAAGATGGTGATTCTCAAATCTAATGATATAGAAGGGTCTGAAGATTTAGCTAAAGAATTATTAGGATCTAAAGACTCAATAAGCAAGAAAAATAATGATACTTTGATCGTAAGTAATAAAGCTTTTATTCTTAACTTTGATCAAAGAAAAGAAAGCACTGTTTTTAACGTGGATATCAAAGAAGATGGTCAATATATATTTTTTACTGAACACATGCCTTTTGAGTTTGAATCAACTCAACACTTTTTTAAAGACGTTTTAAATAGTGATGTCGAACCAATAGCACAATTACCAGATGAAGGTGAGGGGCATCATCACCATCATGACCATGGAGGTCTAGATCCACATGTATGGCATGATCCACATAACATCATAAAAATGGGAGATGTTATAAGCAAAAGTTTAAAGAAAGATATTTCTGTTTTTAATAGAGGGGACAGAAAACTAATTAATGAAAGATTTGAAAAGGCTGATTCTATCTTGGAAGACTTGGATAGTTGGATCGTCGAACAAGTAGGCTCTATTCCTGAGGAGAACAGAGTAATTGTGTCTAAACACAAGGCGATGGAATACTACGGTGATGCTTTTGGTTTTGAAACCATTAGTTTACTTGACTTTCTTGGAGACTCCTCAAGCTTAAGGCCAGAAAATATAAAGTCTGTACTTAAAGAACTTAAAGAAGATAATGTTTTGGCTCTTTTCCCAGAGCAAAAACCTGCTTCCAAACTGTTAAGAAATCTAAGCAGACAAAGTTCTATTCCTATTTCTTCTGATCAAATATTTGTTGATGGATTGATGATGGATGGGAATACTGTTTCAGTAGCTGTACACAACACTTGTACAATTGTTGATTCATTAGGTGGAAGCTGTGATAAAGAATCTGGCTCCAATCTTGAGTCTGAATGGTACAAGCTTTCAGATTAA
- a CDS encoding CobW family GTP-binding protein: protein MSINDKVPVTILTGFLGSGKTTLLNRILSEEHGKRIAVIENEYGEVGIDQGLVINADEEVFEMSNGCICCTVRGDLIRVLGNLMKRRDKFDYVLVETTGLADPGPVAQTFFMDEEISSEFTLDGIVTLVDAAHIDQQLGRSDESSEQVAFADVLVLNKTDLVSDDALDTLESRLRDMNRMTRIIRAENAKVPIETVLNLSAFDLDQILKRRPTFLEPEYPFEWTGVYDLDAGKYELMLEEGPDPEMSLVALANQGESEEELKDGAESSVRLYAEKANTLEPGNTIPYGEHINLKLEDKGNKSFILNIEKPLKIGLFTQHTAEEFNMKVIKSDENKEIPFNTERFWQAEHEHDDEVGSIAIERFGDVDPEKLNTWMGRLLSEKGVDIFRTKGFISYSGNPRRIVFQGVHMLFTAQPDKEWGNETRRNQLVFIGRNLNEKEMQEGFDKCLI from the coding sequence ATGAGTATCAATGATAAAGTTCCCGTTACTATTCTCACTGGATTTTTAGGTTCAGGGAAGACTACTTTGCTTAATAGAATATTGAGTGAAGAGCACGGGAAAAGAATAGCCGTAATTGAGAATGAATACGGTGAAGTAGGTATAGATCAAGGGCTCGTAATTAATGCCGATGAAGAAGTGTTTGAGATGTCAAACGGGTGCATTTGTTGTACTGTTCGCGGCGATTTAATAAGAGTCCTTGGCAACCTTATGAAAAGAAGAGATAAGTTTGACTATGTTTTAGTAGAAACGACAGGATTAGCAGATCCTGGACCAGTTGCTCAGACATTTTTCATGGATGAAGAAATTAGTTCTGAATTTACTCTTGATGGAATTGTAACTTTAGTTGATGCTGCTCATATTGATCAGCAGCTAGGAAGGAGTGATGAAAGTTCAGAACAAGTAGCATTTGCAGATGTTCTGGTCCTTAATAAAACTGATTTAGTCTCTGATGATGCACTAGATACTCTTGAATCGAGATTGAGAGATATGAACCGAATGACTCGAATTATTCGAGCCGAGAATGCCAAAGTGCCAATTGAAACAGTCTTAAATCTAAGTGCATTTGATCTCGATCAGATCCTTAAACGCAGACCAACATTTCTTGAACCAGAATATCCTTTTGAATGGACAGGTGTTTACGATCTTGATGCAGGTAAATATGAATTAATGCTAGAAGAAGGACCAGATCCAGAAATGTCCCTAGTAGCTCTCGCTAACCAAGGCGAGAGTGAGGAGGAACTTAAAGATGGTGCTGAATCCTCCGTAAGACTTTATGCAGAAAAAGCTAATACTCTAGAACCTGGAAATACTATCCCATATGGAGAACATATAAATCTCAAATTGGAGGATAAAGGAAATAAATCCTTCATCCTGAACATAGAAAAGCCATTAAAAATAGGTTTGTTTACACAGCACACTGCAGAAGAATTCAATATGAAAGTCATTAAAAGTGACGAAAATAAAGAGATTCCATTTAATACTGAAAGGTTCTGGCAAGCAGAGCATGAACATGATGATGAAGTAGGGTCAATTGCTATAGAGCGTTTTGGAGATGTTGACCCAGAAAAACTAAATACTTGGATGGGAAGGCTTCTCTCAGAAAAAGGAGTTGATATATTCAGAACTAAAGGTTTCATAAGTTACTCAGGTAACCCAAGGCGAATAGTTTTCCAGGGAGTACACATGTTATTTACTGCACAACCTGATAAAGAATGGGGTAACGAAACTCGTAGAAATCAACTTGTTTTTATCGGTAGAAATCTAAATGAGAAAGAGATGCAAGAAGGCTTTGATAAATGCCTGATATAG